Genomic DNA from Leptospira broomii serovar Hurstbridge str. 5399:
GAAATTTAAGAATTAAGTAATCTACTACCTTTCAATTCTAACGCTTCGAAAAGCCCCTCGCGATTCATTTCGCTTGGGGCTTTTTTGCTGGCGGGATGGTTCCGAGTCAGATGCATCGCATAGGCTATTTGCGAATTTACATACGCGGTCTCGTCTCAGTGCTTTACAGCTGATCTTTCAGAGTTCGAAAATTGAAAAGAGTGCAACTATCTGAATAACGAATATTCGAATTAGAAAAGACAAAAGACGTAGATATTATAGTGGAAAATTTTCTTCATTATAATATCGCAATATATTAATCTCTCTTAAGGAAAACTAAAAGCAGGACCGCTATGCGATGATAAATTAATTACAAAGATCACGGGGGCGGGCCGATTGGCGGCGGTCCAGGAGGACCCCCGTTTAAACCCGGAATTTTAATTTCCGGCTTTTGCAAAATTCCAGTGATCGGGAGACATTTGCCTCCTCCACTCTTTTCTAAAAGTGCAAGCATTCCGACGATATCTTCCCGTTCCAAGGCGAAATTGCGTTCTAATTCAAGGCAAACTTTCAGGTTTAATTGGGAAAAACCGAATGAATCTGAAAGCCGAATATTTCCGGTTATATCGAAACGCGCAATCGAGGTATCCAAGACAAATTCGTCTATATCCAAATTCCCTTGATTCAGTCTAGATTTAAGCGATAATTTATTGATTCTAAAATTCTCAAGTTTATCCAGAACAGGGAGTTCCGGTAAACCTGGCAGAAATCCTCTGCTTCCGGAAGGCATCGCTATTTGAAAAGATCCGCTCTGTCGGCTTGCGGGCAAAGTTATGGAATCTAATTTTAAGAAACCTTTTAAGGAATCGATCGTGCCGAGAGGATTTCCGTCGTAATCAAGTTTGATTCCCGAAATCTGAAATTCTCCGTTTATCTTCTTGCGAAGTAAAGAAATAAGGCCTGCTTGAATACTTGCTTCGTTGGCCTTGGCGCGAACGCTCGGGCCGCTAATTTCCAGGGATTTTGCGGAAATTTCGCCAAATATAATAGAAACTTTAAGTTCTCTGAAAGATAAGCCCGATGGGCCTCCCGGACCGGAGTTGATTGCACTTCGAACTATATTTTCGTAGGGAAATAATAGAAAAGAGAAGAAAAGAAAGAAAAAAGTCCCTAACCCGACTAAGAGCAATTTTTGTTTTAAGCTAAAACGTGGAGAGATCTCCTCCTCTACCTCTTCCGGGAGTTCTTCCAATTCCATAGTGAGAAATTCTTCTTCCTCATTTGAAATAGCTTCGTCCTCTCGTATTTTCTCTCGCGGCATCCTGTATTACCTGGCCTTACCACTGTATGCGGCGATTTTCATATTTACGTCATAAGTACTACGATCTTGGTACGGCTTACTGACTTGAAAGAACTCTACTTTCGCGTTAACACGTTTGTTTTTATCGATATCGTAAACGACTTTCATCATCGATTCCAAAGTGACGCCTCGAAAATTCACGTCGAAAATCAAAACTTGATATTTTCCCTTGTCGATATCCTTTGCCGGAATGGGTTTCATGGTTGAAATTCTATCTTTCACTCCATGATCTAAAAATATTTTTTCAAGTTTGCCCGAGAATTCGCTTGGATCTCTCTCTCCACCAGTCGTGTCTAACGTGCTAAAATATAAGTATTCGCCGATGATTTTGTCCAACTTGGTAAGTTGGCCGGGAGTATCGTTGACCGTATCCGACAAATCGGTCCTTAATTTGTAAATTTTCCTTCCGGCGACGAAAAGCAAGACTATAATCGCCATTCCACAGGCGATTAAAAGAAGAAGGCGTTCCCGTGGTTCTAATTTCTGCCACATAAAACCTACATAGGCTTAAAGTTCGGACTCGCCGAGCTTAGAGGCCACCTCCATCTTGATTGTGAAACTGACTTTATATGTTTTGAGTCCAGGGTTGATCCTGTTGTCCTCGATCGTGATTTTTTTGAACATCTGAGAGTTTTCCAACGATCTTTGAATTATTCCAATTTCGGAATATTCATTTACCCTTCCTTGGATTGAAACGTGTCCGTTGTCGTAGGTAAGACTATGAAATTGAAAAGCTTGCAATCCGGGATCCGGAAATTTCGTAGAAATTTCGTAGAAGACATCTAAGATGCTAGGTTTCGACAAATACTTACGATAGAGTTCGGTTCGACCCTTTGCTTCATCTTTTAATTTTCTCGCATATTCCAGAGGATCGGCGTCCGCGGGAACCGTTGTGCCGATGCTGGACTTTATTTTTTCGGCTAGTATTCTATTTGCGGCGGCAAGCTTGCGCTTATCGGAAACTATGCCCAGAAAAAAAACGCTCAAAAAGAGAGCTACGGAAACTCCTGCTAAGATTAAATGCGGGTAAAATGCGGATAAATCGAAGAGATTTTTGTTTAACCGTTTTACGTAAGGCGTTTCTAAAAAATCCACTTTCGATTTTTTAGGGAGTGTAAGTTGGTAAGCCATTCCGTAGCAGGTCGCATAAAGATCCGGATTAACCGATAGAAAATCGTATCTACGAGTTTGAAGAGATAATCTCTCTCCTAAAAACGAATCCAAATCCCGGATTTTACTCCCTTCTCCCGAAATATAGATTGCTTCCGGTCTTTCGGTTTCCCCTACAGAAAGAAAGCTTCTTCGTGCCTCTTCCGCAACTCGATCGAAGAATTCCTGGACCACTGAAAATGCTTTTTTTACGTCCGCGATTTTTAATCGGTATTCTTTCGCAAATAAATTCAATCCGTCTTCCGGAGGGTGAAACGGTTCGAATTGCAGACTGGTTTTTAGCGAGTTCGCTTTTTCGAAGTCGATCTTGAGCGCTTTGGCAATCTCTTCGGTAAGCGTATCACCGCCAAGGGAAAGGAATCTCGTATGGACTATTTTCCCGTCCTTCGTAATATTGAGCAGACTTGTTTTTCCACCGATATCGATTTGTGCAATATTCGAAAACGGTATTTCTTTACCGATATGTTTTGCTATCAAAGAGCCGAGGCAGACGGAATCCACAAAAATCCCGCGAAAGACAGTCGAGCCTTCTCTAAATGGATCCGCTAGCGTATCGAATTCCGCGTGATGCGCCGTATAGGTAATAACATCCGATTTTTCTTGATCGATTCTCCAAATTGAACCTAGTACTTCGACCGTTTCCATCGGAAACGGAACCCTACTTTCGACCTCATAAGGTATCACTTCCTTAACCGCTTTTTCGGTGGTTAAAGGAATTGAAATTTCTCGTATGAAAAGTTTGTCCAATGATAAGGCTAGAACTAAAGAGGATTCTCCGGGAAAGTAAGTATTTAAAAACCTTTGTATATTGGTTTCATATTCTTTTTCTTCCATTCGCGAAATGGGCATCGATTCCGCTTTCAATAAGGTTAGGTTCCCCATAACTCTTTGAAAGAGCGCTCCCTTAATGGAGTGAGTACCATAATCGATGGTAAGGAATTTTTCGTAGAGGAACATCAATCCTCCCTATAATAAAGCATCATATTGTTTGTTAGATCGAAAATTCCCGAAATTCTACGGACAGCGATTTTACTCGAGGTTTCTCCCTCTGATTGTTTCCCCGAATCTAGGGGAACTTCTCCAACAGCGGTTATCTTGAAGACCTCTCCCTTAGTTTTGATCCTTCCACCAGACACATCGGTTCCCTCCCCGGCCAATTCTTTATAAAGAGTAATTCCTCCTACGGATGGAACCTGAAATTCGGGTAGATTTTCTATGTCTTTTGTGTCCTTGATATAGCCGCCTTTTTGAATCTTCAATTTTAGAATTTTCATAGCCGCCTGTCGGGTCATAAAATCGGATAGGGACATTAAAACGAAGTACGGTGCGGCATTCAAGTTGATTCTGTCGTCGTAATTCCGCTGGAAAGGCACGAACGCTGTCATATTATTCGCTAGCACAAAGTCCGCTTCTCCCACTAAGACTTTCTCTTCTTCTGACATGAAATCCTTGGAATACTTTTCGTCGTAGTCGGGAGGTTTATGAGAACCGTAAACGATTCTAGGGTCGAACCCTTTTACCGAAGTGAGCTCGGAAAGCGAATATAAATATGAGTTCTTTATTTTTCTCGGGGGGATTAGTTTCTGGTAGTAAGGAGCTTCGGTGCTTCCTTGGGAATCGTCGTCGATCCAATCGATTAAGGGCGTTAATAACTCTCTCTTTAAACCCAATCGTTCTAAAAGACGCTGTGCCATCTCTTGGTTTCGCAAATTGATATCTTTCGTATCCGCATTATAAATGGAGTTCAGATTTATTTTTCCATCTTCTCCTTGAATTTTATAATAGATGAATCCGCCTCCGAGAGGAACGGGAGGCGGACTCAGACCGATTCCGGATTTGTATAGTTGTTCTTCCGGAATTTTTCGTAATGCTCCAAGTCCGCCTTGGAAACCTGCTTTGGCCAGGAGTAGCGCTCTAAAGCCGGACATTTCGCCTTTCGATATTTTATATTCGCTCAAACTACGATCCGCAAAATCAAGCGTAGTTGTAATTGCCGCCATCCCGATTCCCGCAACAAGCAAAATTACGATCGCGCCACGTCTCCTTGAAAATCGAAGTCCTTTGTATCTTAAACCGTAACTACGAAGATTCATTTGTATAAAATCCCCGGAAATGCGAGTGTCTCGAATCTTCTTTCCTCGGTTCCGATTTTCGCGATTAGTTCGATGCGAATAAGTCTGGGAATATTCTTTGCTTCTCGGGAATCCCATTCTTCTTCCCATTTGGAACCGGTACGGGAAAACTTAAATGCAAGACTTTTAACGCCGTTGAGAAGAGTGTATTCTTGACCCCCCGCAAACGGGAATTTATCCACGATTTGATCTTCGCGTCTAATCAGAAGGTATCCCGGTGCATCTTCGTCTTTCTTTAGGAAATACTCCACTTCTCTCACTTCGGGTAACCCGGTCTCTTCCGAGTTAGGATGAGCGGCGGCAAATACGATAAAATAATCGTTACTGCTTTCTCTCGGGTGCTTATTTCCGTCTTCCGATTTGCGGCCCCGCCTACTCACGAATACGAGTCGCTTTTCGGTGGCGAAGAAAAAGGTCATTGCGAGCGTGCTTCTAATATTTTCCAGCGCTAACATTGCTTGCTGCTTGTCCGCGCCTTCTGCGCTGGAGTTATCTCTAGAAACTCTTAGCAGAGAAGTGTAAGTACCGAAGATCATTACCAAAAGTCCGCCGAGTAACATTGCAACGATCGATAATTCCAGTAACGTGAATCCTCGACGGAATCGTCCCTTCGTCGCAAAGAAAAATCGCTGACCTCCCAAATTCCTTGTACGAACCATTAGTTCATCGACGCCTTAAAAGTTTCGACAGTATACTTTTCTTTTTTAAGATCGCCCTGGCTGTTTCTTTCTCCAGTAGGATATTCGATCGTGACATAGATATGGAAAACTTTGATCAAACCTCCGGTCGCAGAACCTTGATTGTTTCCGGTTCTTTGGCTTATGAGTTTGTTCATTTCGGAATTACTGCCTCCGAGTAGGTCTTCGGGTTTTTTCCCGCCCTTCCCGGACAATTTCAGCAGATCCAGATCTTCTTCGTTTACTATTGTGCTATAACGGAAGCCACGATATCCCGGAATGTCTCCGGAAGAAACGTCTTTCTGTAATATACTCGCAGAGTCGATTTGCGCCATTTTTATCTTGGCTAAATGAACCGCCTCGGTCTGCAGGGTAGCTAATCTTCTTAAGCGAATTCCATCGCCGACCGTTCTTAATACAAAGGCGATCCAGCCTGCCGAGATCAGTAAGGCTATAGTGATTTCTATTAAGGTAAAGCCCGCCCTTTTTCCTTTACGTCGCTTGTTGCGCTTTTTAGAACTGGCTGGTACCGTTGTTTTCATTCTGTTTATACCAATCTAGTTCGTCTTGAGGAATTAAAGCCTCTCCATCTCTGATTTCGGATTTTCCGCCGTATCTCCTAACTATCAACGTCCTCTTGATTTCCGGGTCGGGTCCCAGATGTATATAAAAATCTTCGGCTATGGAAAGAGGAGAAAAAGGAATCCGAAGCTTACCCTTCACATAACGATATCCTCGTGCATCCATTATATCTACTATGGAGGAGGAAGACGGTAGATCCCGTTCCTGAAAGATCGGTTTTTCCTTCATCCCTTCTTCTCCTCGTTCGACTTCGATGACGGTATATTTCTCTTCGTCTATGTTTAGCTCTAAGAAAATCGTTCTCTGATTCAGCTTCGCTCGACGATAACAAAAAGTGACCACATCATGTAAAAGTATGGCCTCTTCCTGGGCTCCGGGAGTAAACATTTTTGCAACGGAAGGAAGAACTAAAATCATGATTGCGCCTATAATAAAAACGACGATCGCAATCTCGATTAGAGTAAAACCCGATCGGCTTGACCGCCTCCTTCCTCGCATCTAATTTACTTTTTCTTAAACTGAGCCGGATAATCTTCCTCTTTCAATATATTGAAATCGGCGTTCGCGCCTTCTCCGCCTTCCTGTTTATCTTTACCTAACGTGATGATTTGCATTTCGCCGTATTCGTCGAATTTGAGTTTATAAATTCCGCCCCAGGGGTCTTTAATGATATCCTTATTGCTAGCCATCGGACGCCAATCTTCAGGAACGTCTCCTGTCGTAGGTTTTTCCACTAAAGCTTCTAGTCCCTGCTCTTCGCTAGGATAATTTCCGTATTTTTGAGCATAACGCTCTAAGTGCATTTGAATTTCGCGGCCTTCTTTCCGAAGTTCCATCGACGCCGTATCATCCTTTATATCTCCAACGTTAATGCTGGAGATTATAATCGCCATGATCGCGCCTAAGATTGCTACGACGATAGCTAACTCTATCAATGTGAATCCCTTTCTGCGTTTGTTTCCCGTTTTCAAGTCGGTTCTCCTATTTATCTTAATATTATTATATGCCCTTCAAGTTCTGGGTCAAGCTGAACATTGGAACTATAATCGAAGCCATAATAATACCTATCGCAAAACCCATAAATACGAGCATTAGTGGCTCGATTGCCTGAGTCATCGCTTTCAAAGAGTTATCCACTTCTGAATCGTATATTTCCGCCAACTTATTCATCATTTCCGGAACTCTGTCGGAAACTTCTCCGGCAGACATCATTCCCAATACCATCTGAGGAAGAATTTCCGAGCTTAAAAATGAGGAGGATAGTTTTTCTCCTTCCCGGATTCTGGAGGCCGCGTTTCGAATTTCTTCTCCGAAAATAGTATGGTCTACGATCTGCTCTACGATTTGTAGAGAAATTATTAACGGAACCCTATTGGTCAGAAGGATTCCTAAGTTTCTTGCGAAATTAGAAATCAATACTTTCTTAGAAAGACCGCTAATGATGGGAATTTTAAGAATAAATCTTTCCCATGCCAATTTTCCATCGGGAGTACTCTTATAATATAGAAATCCCGAAATAGTTATGATCAGTAAAGGAAAGAGTAGAAACCACCAATCCGTTACAATCCTGGAACTTCCGATTACGATCTTTGTGATCAATGGTAAGGGAGCATCGAATTGGATGAATAATTGTTCGATTTGCGGGACGACAGTTGTTAAAAGAAAGATTACGACTGCGAATAACAGAACGAAAATGATAATCGGATAAACCAGCGAGGTCGTCACTTTTGATTTTAACTCCTGGTTTTTTTCCTCCATTTCCGCCAATCGAATTAGAGCTGTTTCGTAATCTCCCGTGCGTTCCCCCACGGAAACTAGGGAAGGATATTGGTTCGGAAAAATCTGCGGATGTTTTTTCATCGCGTCGGAGAGCGAACTTCCTTCGGTAATATCTGCCTGCATCGCTACAACGACTTTCCGAAAGACTTCGTGATCCGTTTGTTCAACGATATTGGCTAGGGACTTATCCAAAGGAATTCCTGCGCCCACTAACGTTCCTAATTGGCGACAGAACATTCCGATTACTTTTCTCGGAACTCGATATAGTAGGTTCGCTAAGAAAGGAAAAAGTTCCCTGTCTTTTCGTTCCGTATCTTCCGAAATGAGTCGAACATAAAGCCCTTTCGATTTCAATTTGGTTCTAGCAGATTGAATATTAGGAGCGTCTATAATTCCTTTTTCTTCCTTCCCTTTTCGGTTGAAGGCTATGTACGTGTATAGAGCCATGTAAATAAAATCAGGTTACCCGGAGAACTTCGTCCGGAGTTGTCACTCCGTCCAAAACCTTACGAATTCCGTACTCTCGCATCGTAAAAAAACCGTTCTGGATCGCTATGTCGTTTATCTTCGTGGTATCGAGTCCGGCTAAAATGGCGTCTTTAATCGTATTATTAATCACTAAAAATTCATAGATGCCGGTTCTTCCTTTGAAACCGGTTCCCATACAATTGTGACAGCCTTCCCCTTTGTGAAGGTGTCCGTTCTTTAGCGCTTTTCGCGCAATTCCGAGCGCTTCCAGTTCCACGGGCGTCGGCTTATAGGTCGTTTTACATTTTGGACAAATCGTTCTAACGAGTCGCTGAGCTAGGAATCCCAAGACCGTCGATGTGATTAGATACGGCTCGATTCCCATATCTACCAGACGAGTAGCAGCCGATGCGGCGTCGTTCGTGTGGAGTGTGGAGAACACTAAGTGACCGGTTAAAGAGGCTTGGATCGCGATTCTAGCCGTTTCCTCATCCCGGATCTCCCCCACCATTATGACATCAGGGTCTTGTCGGAGTATTGCTCTTAGACCTGTCGCAAAAGTCAGTCCGATCTTATCCTGCATTTGCATTTGAGAAACTCCTTCGATCTGATATTCGACGGGGTCCTCGCAGGTGATGATGTTACGCTCTTCCGTATTTAATTCAGTTAATGCGGAATACAGGGTCGTGGATTTTCCGGAACCGGTAGGTCCGGTTACTAAGATAATTCCGTGGGGTTGGTATATAAGTTTCCGGAGTTCCTTTAATAAATCCGGATAAAATCCCATGGTTTCCAAAGAATATTTTTGATCCGTCTTGTTTAAAAGACGCATTACGATTCGCTCTCCGAATTGACACGGAATAGTAGAGACCCGAATATCGACGTCTTTTCCGGCCAACCTAAGTTTGATCCTTCCGTCCTGAGGGAGGCGGTTCTCAGCGATATTCAAGTTGGACATGATCTTGATACGAGACGTGATCCCGGCGTGATAGGACTTGGGAGGAGTTAATACGTTATGCAAAATACCGTCGATTCGGTACCGGACTACTAAACTTTTTTCATACGGTTCGATGTGAATATCCGATGCCCTTTCGTTCACTGCTTGGGAAAGGATCACGTTGACCATCTTAATGATCGGCGCGTCATCGGATAAGTCGATCGTTTCGTTATCAAATCCTTCGGCTAGTTCGGAAAAGCTTCCCTCCATTTCGTTGAGAAGATCTTTTGCCGCCGCCGAAGTCGTATCGAATTGAGAATGAATGATTCTCATAATTTCCGGCTCGGGAGCGAGAATGAACTCTACTTTATAATCCCTGAGACTGAAGCGAACATCGTCCATCGGATGCAAGTCGCTAGGATCCGAAATCGCCACTTTTACGGTCTTTCTAGAAACTTCGAAAGGTACTAACCGACTTTTTTGGATTAGTTTAAGAGGAATTCTTTGATAAATTTCCTCCATGCCTTTGAATTCCAATTTTTCTTGGAATTCCATTCTGTACAAGCGGGCCATCGCTCGTAGTACGTCCACTTCTCCGGCAATCCCTTTCTTTTGAAGGATATGCCCTAACGGGAGATTGTTTTTTTTCTGGAGTTTAAGGGAATCCTCCAGGTCTTTCGAGGAGATGATTCCCTCTTCGACGAGTATATCGCCTAGAGTTTTCACGTTTCTATTCCCCTCTTTCTTTGATCGTAGTTTCCTTGTTTAGGATCCTTTCTCTTTCCAATTCGTATCGTTCTTGCTGGAGCTTTTTCTTGGAGGTCATCTTATCAGCCAATTCGCGATTATCCAGAATATGCGGAGTAATAAAGACCATTAGATTCGTCTTTTTATTCGACTCTGTAGTTCTACGGAAAATCCAACCAAGGTACGGGATATCTCCCAAAAGCGGGATCTTAATGAGTCGCTTTTCCTTATCACTAGAAATTAGACCCCCGATCACGATCGTTTGCTTATTTTCGAGCGTAATCGTAGTTTTTACTTCTCTTCGATTGAAAGTCGGGTTTCCTCCGGTTAGGGCGATGGAGGCGATATTCTTGATTTCCTGAAGCAAATCCAAAGTAATCTTATTATTCTTGTTAACATGCGGCGTAAACTTGAGTTTGATTCCGGTAGGTCGGTATTCGTAGTTATCAACCGTCACTGCATTTGCTCCGCCTAAACCCGCATTACGACTTTGCGTACGAACTGGGACGTCTTGGCCGACGTTAATTTCCGCTTCCTGATTATCCAAAGTTAGGACTTGTGGAGCGGATAATACGTTGAAGTTTTCGTTACCTTGGTTCGCACTCAAAATACCCAAGATTTGTTGGGATCCGGCTTGCACGAATCCTAAAGAAAATCCCGACAGAGTGTTTACGTTCGGGTTCATCCGTCCGCTAGAATTAATGATATTTCCTTCTTTGGCTAAGCCGGAGTTAAATTGGCTATAAGGACCCTGATTTAAATATCTCCAGTCGATCCCGAAATCGTTTTGGTCGGTCGAAGAAAGCTCAACGATAAGTACTTCTAACAGAACTTGCTTTCGGGAAGAATCCAAAATTCGGATAATTTTGCGAATCTCGTTCCATTCGGCTTCGGTAGCAGTAACGATGACCGAGTTGGATTCTTTGTGAGAAACCGCTTTGATTTTTTCGACTTTGGCTGGAGGTGGGACCGGTGCTCCGGGCTGTCCCGG
This window encodes:
- a CDS encoding type II secretion system minor pseudopilin, translated to MNLRSYGLRYKGLRFSRRRGAIVILLVAGIGMAAITTTLDFADRSLSEYKISKGEMSGFRALLLAKAGFQGGLGALRKIPEEQLYKSGIGLSPPPVPLGGGFIYYKIQGEDGKINLNSIYNADTKDINLRNQEMAQRLLERLGLKRELLTPLIDWIDDDSQGSTEAPYYQKLIPPRKIKNSYLYSLSELTSVKGFDPRIVYGSHKPPDYDEKYSKDFMSEEEKVLVGEADFVLANNMTAFVPFQRNYDDRINLNAAPYFVLMSLSDFMTRQAAMKILKLKIQKGGYIKDTKDIENLPEFQVPSVGGITLYKELAGEGTDVSGGRIKTKGEVFKITAVGEVPLDSGKQSEGETSSKIAVRRISGIFDLTNNMMLYYRED
- a CDS encoding type IV pilus modification PilV family protein, which codes for MKTTVPASSKKRNKRRKGKRAGFTLIEITIALLISAGWIAFVLRTVGDGIRLRRLATLQTEAVHLAKIKMAQIDSASILQKDVSSGDIPGYRGFRYSTIVNEEDLDLLKLSGKGGKKPEDLLGGSNSEMNKLISQRTGNNQGSATGGLIKVFHIYVTIEYPTGERNSQGDLKKEKYTVETFKASMN
- the gspE gene encoding type II secretion system ATPase GspE codes for the protein MKTLGDILVEEGIISSKDLEDSLKLQKKNNLPLGHILQKKGIAGEVDVLRAMARLYRMEFQEKLEFKGMEEIYQRIPLKLIQKSRLVPFEVSRKTVKVAISDPSDLHPMDDVRFSLRDYKVEFILAPEPEIMRIIHSQFDTTSAAAKDLLNEMEGSFSELAEGFDNETIDLSDDAPIIKMVNVILSQAVNERASDIHIEPYEKSLVVRYRIDGILHNVLTPPKSYHAGITSRIKIMSNLNIAENRLPQDGRIKLRLAGKDVDIRVSTIPCQFGERIVMRLLNKTDQKYSLETMGFYPDLLKELRKLIYQPHGIILVTGPTGSGKSTTLYSALTELNTEERNIITCEDPVEYQIEGVSQMQMQDKIGLTFATGLRAILRQDPDVIMVGEIRDEETARIAIQASLTGHLVFSTLHTNDAASAATRLVDMGIEPYLITSTVLGFLAQRLVRTICPKCKTTYKPTPVELEALGIARKALKNGHLHKGEGCHNCMGTGFKGRTGIYEFLVINNTIKDAILAGLDTTKINDIAIQNGFFTMREYGIRKVLDGVTTPDEVLRVT
- the pilM gene encoding pilus assembly protein PilM; protein product: MFLYEKFLTIDYGTHSIKGALFQRVMGNLTLLKAESMPISRMEEKEYETNIQRFLNTYFPGESSLVLALSLDKLFIREISIPLTTEKAVKEVIPYEVESRVPFPMETVEVLGSIWRIDQEKSDVITYTAHHAEFDTLADPFREGSTVFRGIFVDSVCLGSLIAKHIGKEIPFSNIAQIDIGGKTSLLNITKDGKIVHTRFLSLGGDTLTEEIAKALKIDFEKANSLKTSLQFEPFHPPEDGLNLFAKEYRLKIADVKKAFSVVQEFFDRVAEEARRSFLSVGETERPEAIYISGEGSKIRDLDSFLGERLSLQTRRYDFLSVNPDLYATCYGMAYQLTLPKKSKVDFLETPYVKRLNKNLFDLSAFYPHLILAGVSVALFLSVFFLGIVSDKRKLAAANRILAEKIKSSIGTTVPADADPLEYARKLKDEAKGRTELYRKYLSKPSILDVFYEISTKFPDPGLQAFQFHSLTYDNGHVSIQGRVNEYSEIGIIQRSLENSQMFKKITIEDNRINPGLKTYKVSFTIKMEVASKLGESEL
- a CDS encoding type II secretion system F family protein; this translates as MALYTYIAFNRKGKEEKGIIDAPNIQSARTKLKSKGLYVRLISEDTERKDRELFPFLANLLYRVPRKVIGMFCRQLGTLVGAGIPLDKSLANIVEQTDHEVFRKVVVAMQADITEGSSLSDAMKKHPQIFPNQYPSLVSVGERTGDYETALIRLAEMEEKNQELKSKVTTSLVYPIIIFVLLFAVVIFLLTTVVPQIEQLFIQFDAPLPLITKIVIGSSRIVTDWWFLLFPLLIITISGFLYYKSTPDGKLAWERFILKIPIISGLSKKVLISNFARNLGILLTNRVPLIISLQIVEQIVDHTIFGEEIRNAASRIREGEKLSSSFLSSEILPQMVLGMMSAGEVSDRVPEMMNKLAEIYDSEVDNSLKAMTQAIEPLMLVFMGFAIGIIMASIIVPMFSLTQNLKGI
- a CDS encoding type II secretion system protein GspJ, with the translated sequence MVRTRNLGGQRFFFATKGRFRRGFTLLELSIVAMLLGGLLVMIFGTYTSLLRVSRDNSSAEGADKQQAMLALENIRSTLAMTFFFATEKRLVFVSRRGRKSEDGNKHPRESSNDYFIVFAAAHPNSEETGLPEVREVEYFLKKDEDAPGYLLIRREDQIVDKFPFAGGQEYTLLNGVKSLAFKFSRTGSKWEEEWDSREAKNIPRLIRIELIAKIGTEERRFETLAFPGILYK
- the gspN gene encoding type II secretion system protein GspN codes for the protein MPREKIREDEAISNEEEEFLTMELEELPEEVEEEISPRFSLKQKLLLVGLGTFFFLFFSFLLFPYENIVRSAINSGPGGPSGLSFRELKVSIIFGEISAKSLEISGPSVRAKANEASIQAGLISLLRKKINGEFQISGIKLDYDGNPLGTIDSLKGFLKLDSITLPASRQSGSFQIAMPSGSRGFLPGLPELPVLDKLENFRINKLSLKSRLNQGNLDIDEFVLDTSIARFDITGNIRLSDSFGFSQLNLKVCLELERNFALEREDIVGMLALLEKSGGGKCLPITGILQKPEIKIPGLNGGPPGPPPIGPPP
- a CDS encoding type II secretion system protein; the protein is MRGRRRSSRSGFTLIEIAIVVFIIGAIMILVLPSVAKMFTPGAQEEAILLHDVVTFCYRRAKLNQRTIFLELNIDEEKYTVIEVERGEEGMKEKPIFQERDLPSSSSIVDIMDARGYRYVKGKLRIPFSPLSIAEDFYIHLGPDPEIKRTLIVRRYGGKSEIRDGEALIPQDELDWYKQNENNGTSQF
- a CDS encoding type II secretion system protein GspG — translated: MKTGNKRRKGFTLIELAIVVAILGAIMAIIISSINVGDIKDDTASMELRKEGREIQMHLERYAQKYGNYPSEEQGLEALVEKPTTGDVPEDWRPMASNKDIIKDPWGGIYKLKFDEYGEMQIITLGKDKQEGGEGANADFNILKEEDYPAQFKKK
- the gspD gene encoding type II secretion system secretin GspD, with amino-acid sequence MRSLDPKVRYLKTATITLLLFLTSTETILSQSTKKGTKRSTPPTEDARERTFFANWRDTELNDFLKGMSAILKKNILLDESLKGKKITIISQKEIPVKNAFAFMKAVLESMGFAIIEETDLITIVKLKDALARSSFIRVGKEPITESEASDNRIITQIIPIENVKPEELEPILKRLTSPNTDIIVYRNTNTIVLSGSTADINKLMVLINELDAKPGETTPGSVSSAGDIHIYTLEHSEAEKIAATLIKLDNPLVGDQPTPVPGQPGAPVPPPAKVEKIKAVSHKESNSVIVTATEAEWNEIRKIIRILDSSRKQVLLEVLIVELSSTDQNDFGIDWRYLNQGPYSQFNSGLAKEGNIINSSGRMNPNVNTLSGFSLGFVQAGSQQILGILSANQGNENFNVLSAPQVLTLDNQEAEINVGQDVPVRTQSRNAGLGGANAVTVDNYEYRPTGIKLKFTPHVNKNNKITLDLLQEIKNIASIALTGGNPTFNRREVKTTITLENKQTIVIGGLISSDKEKRLIKIPLLGDIPYLGWIFRRTTESNKKTNLMVFITPHILDNRELADKMTSKKKLQQERYELERERILNKETTIKERGE